One window of Dyadobacter sandarakinus genomic DNA carries:
- a CDS encoding proline dehydrogenase family protein, with product MASSSPKDQIPVFFEDTSVAFASKSDAKLRKTYWLFSLMNQARVVNLGTFFIKLALKLNLPVKNLIRATIFEQFCGGETINDCDPTIDMLGRSGIGTILDYSVEGEDKESSFDETTAEILRTIEKAAASRTIPFSVFKVTGLASSEILEKVQRHDSLSENEKEAFERVRQRVEKLCAFAYEKNVRIFIDAEESWLQGIIDTLAYQMMEKFNREKAIVYNTYQLYRHDTLDGLKTAYLVARQQGYYLGGKLVRGAYMEKEQLRARENEYFNPIHVSKEATDDDYNLAIDFCLDHLEYISICLGTHNEYSSQYCAAKMLKLGIKKDDERIWFAQLLGMSDNISFNLAKAGYNVAKYVPYGPIDAVLPYLIRRAAENTSIAGQSSREFLLVKSELKRRGISSL from the coding sequence ATGGCTTCTTCTTCACCAAAAGATCAAATACCTGTATTTTTTGAAGATACTTCAGTCGCTTTCGCTTCCAAATCCGATGCTAAACTGAGGAAAACGTATTGGCTGTTCAGCCTCATGAATCAGGCCCGGGTGGTAAATTTAGGCACTTTTTTTATAAAGCTCGCACTAAAACTGAACTTACCGGTAAAAAATCTGATCCGCGCCACCATATTTGAACAATTCTGTGGTGGTGAGACAATTAACGATTGCGACCCTACCATTGACATGCTTGGAAGGTCCGGAATCGGCACCATTCTGGACTACTCGGTGGAGGGTGAAGACAAGGAAAGCAGCTTTGACGAAACGACGGCTGAAATCCTCAGAACGATAGAAAAAGCAGCCGCTTCCCGCACCATCCCGTTTTCGGTTTTTAAAGTTACCGGCCTTGCCTCTTCGGAGATCCTGGAAAAGGTACAACGCCACGATTCGCTTAGTGAAAACGAGAAGGAAGCTTTTGAACGCGTTCGCCAGCGCGTTGAAAAACTTTGTGCATTTGCTTACGAAAAGAACGTACGCATTTTTATAGATGCGGAAGAAAGTTGGCTGCAGGGCATCATCGACACACTTGCCTACCAGATGATGGAGAAGTTCAATCGGGAAAAAGCGATTGTTTACAACACCTATCAGCTTTACCGGCACGACACGCTCGATGGCCTGAAAACGGCATATCTTGTGGCGCGCCAGCAGGGTTATTACCTGGGAGGAAAGCTGGTGCGGGGAGCTTATATGGAAAAAGAGCAGCTGCGGGCCCGTGAAAACGAGTACTTTAATCCCATTCACGTCTCGAAAGAGGCTACTGACGACGATTACAATCTGGCGATCGACTTCTGCCTTGATCACCTGGAATATATCTCCATTTGCCTGGGTACCCACAATGAATACAGCTCCCAGTACTGCGCTGCAAAAATGCTGAAATTAGGCATTAAGAAAGATGACGAGCGCATCTGGTTTGCACAATTACTCGGCATGAGTGATAATATTTCATTCAATCTTGCCAAGGCCGGCTACAATGTTGCCAAATATGTACCCTATGGCCCCATCGACGCAGTACTCCCCTACCTCATCAGGCGGGCCGCCGAAAATACCTCCATTGCCGGACAGAGCAGCAGGGAGTTTTTGTTGGTTAAAAGTGAATTGAAACGGAGAGGAATCAGTTCTTTATAA
- a CDS encoding lipoprotein signal peptidase, whose amino-acid sequence MIKSRNPLPFLLFSLLLIVIDQASKLLVHHYMQPGFSGQIGLIGNWLKLHYVLNPGMAFGMQLGHEYGKLFLTLFRLVAMFAIGWYLVHLARTGAAQGLLWALSMILAGAVGNVIDSTFYGVLLDNAPYGSPTPWFHGQVIDMIFVDFWEGFIPDWVPVWGGQYYSTPIFNIADSCIFLGVCSILIFQGSFATHHDQDHEEHEATSEQLGEVNETLAGTSMHHPETETPLLPSTEVENEKDKRDEVR is encoded by the coding sequence ATGATCAAGTCGAGAAACCCGCTTCCCTTTTTGCTATTTAGTCTGCTGCTGATTGTAATTGACCAGGCTTCCAAGCTGCTGGTGCACCATTATATGCAGCCGGGCTTCTCCGGACAGATCGGGTTGATAGGCAACTGGCTGAAGTTGCACTATGTACTGAATCCGGGAATGGCTTTTGGAATGCAACTGGGGCATGAATACGGCAAGCTGTTCCTGACACTTTTCAGGCTGGTTGCCATGTTTGCAATCGGCTGGTACCTTGTACATCTAGCCCGTACCGGAGCTGCACAGGGCTTGCTGTGGGCATTATCTATGATCCTGGCCGGAGCTGTCGGAAACGTGATTGACAGTACCTTTTATGGTGTCCTGCTCGACAATGCTCCTTACGGCTCGCCTACACCCTGGTTTCACGGACAAGTTATTGATATGATTTTTGTGGATTTCTGGGAGGGCTTTATTCCCGACTGGGTGCCGGTATGGGGTGGCCAGTACTATTCTACGCCTATTTTTAATATTGCGGACTCCTGTATTTTCCTGGGTGTGTGCAGCATCTTGATCTTCCAGGGAAGCTTTGCTACGCATCATGATCAGGACCACGAAGAACACGAAGCAACCTCGGAGCAGCTGGGCGAAGTTAATGAGACACTCGCCGGAACTTCCATGCATCACCCGGAAACAGAAACTCCACTTCTGCCATCGACGGAAGTGGAGAATGAAAAAGATAAGCGGGACGAAGTCAGGTAA
- a CDS encoding OmpH family outer membrane protein, with protein MKQKLMAILVLTTIISTPLLAQTTPASGSSKIAYTNVDYILGRLPESKVIQNQLEVTKAQLDKALQETYKEAQEKYEAYQKNGANMTDVIRADKEKELQNLQTRIQEMQSNAQTSLQTKQSQLLEPVLNKINGAIQEVGKENGFLYILNMDAGAGSTPIILYAASEELNASNLILKKLGVDPDKVDAAPAATTPSATKPAATTPATTPAATPKKK; from the coding sequence ATGAAACAAAAATTGATGGCTATTTTGGTTTTGACGACCATCATCTCCACCCCTCTTTTAGCTCAGACCACCCCTGCAAGCGGAAGTTCAAAAATTGCTTATACGAATGTGGACTATATTCTTGGCCGCCTGCCCGAAAGCAAGGTGATCCAAAATCAACTCGAAGTAACCAAAGCACAGCTGGATAAAGCATTGCAGGAAACTTACAAGGAAGCACAGGAGAAATACGAGGCGTACCAGAAAAATGGAGCCAATATGACGGACGTAATCCGGGCTGATAAGGAGAAGGAATTGCAGAATCTGCAAACCCGTATTCAGGAAATGCAGTCAAATGCACAGACATCGCTTCAAACCAAACAATCCCAATTGCTTGAACCGGTTTTGAATAAAATCAATGGTGCAATCCAGGAAGTTGGTAAAGAAAATGGTTTCCTGTATATCCTGAACATGGACGCAGGTGCCGGCTCAACCCCGATCATCCTTTACGCAGCATCCGAAGAGCTGAATGCCAGCAACCTGATCCTGAAAAAATTGGGTGTGGACCCTGACAAGGTGGATGCCGCTCCGGCAGCAACAACACCATCAGCTACAAAGCCAGCAGCAACAACGCCGGCTACTACTCCGGCGGCAACTCCTAAGAAAAAATAA
- a CDS encoding OmpH family outer membrane protein: MNKFFILLVLSILYGSVTSAQKIGYTDMEFITSKMPEYQAAQAEMKKFSESWAKEIQDKFAEIDRMQRAYMAEEILLTEELKRKRQGEIREKELEAGEYNSKIFGMEGLLFQKKKELMKPVLEKVQRAVTKVCSQRRLDFMFDKSSDVGMLFTNPKHDYSDYVLEELGIDLKGNKTASNDKVVPADQPEPASGTTTRQSNAPKSKQKSTTNKLK, encoded by the coding sequence ATGAATAAGTTTTTTATTTTACTAGTTTTGTCAATTCTATATGGATCAGTGACATCCGCTCAGAAAATCGGGTACACTGATATGGAGTTCATCACAAGTAAAATGCCCGAGTACCAGGCAGCACAGGCCGAAATGAAGAAGTTTTCGGAAAGCTGGGCAAAAGAAATCCAGGATAAGTTTGCTGAAATTGACCGCATGCAGCGCGCCTACATGGCAGAGGAAATACTGCTTACTGAGGAGCTGAAACGGAAACGTCAGGGCGAAATCCGGGAGAAAGAGCTGGAAGCCGGGGAGTACAACAGCAAGATCTTCGGAATGGAGGGATTGTTATTTCAGAAGAAAAAGGAGCTGATGAAGCCGGTACTTGAGAAGGTACAGCGTGCAGTAACCAAAGTCTGCAGTCAGCGGAGGCTGGATTTCATGTTTGACAAATCCAGTGATGTGGGCATGTTGTTTACCAATCCCAAGCACGATTATTCTGACTACGTGCTCGAAGAGCTTGGAATTGATCTGAAAGGAAACAAAACGGCGAGTAATGATAAAGTAGTGCCGGCCGACCAGCCTGAACCTGCTTCGGGCACTACTACCAGGCAAAGCAACGCACCGAAATCAAAACAAAAGAGTACAACCAATAAACTTAAATAA
- a CDS encoding thymidine kinase, with translation MFVEPSHQRGSQNIRNGWIEVICGSMFSGKTEELIRRLNRAKIAKQKVQIFKPALDKRYHAENIVSHNDNSISSIPVVSASEIGQLAGNCEVVGLDEAQFFDESVVAVCDELANAGKRVIVAGLDMDYLGKPFGCMPQLMAIAEYVTKVHAICMVCGEVASHSYRLSPSSERVLLGETDLYEARCRRCFNLGEAAYHSL, from the coding sequence GAAGTAATCTGCGGATCTATGTTTTCCGGTAAAACCGAAGAACTGATCCGCCGGCTCAACAGGGCAAAAATCGCGAAGCAGAAAGTTCAGATTTTCAAGCCAGCTTTGGATAAACGCTACCACGCTGAGAACATTGTTTCGCATAATGACAATTCAATTTCGTCTATCCCGGTGGTTTCGGCTTCCGAAATAGGTCAGCTGGCAGGCAACTGTGAGGTCGTGGGGCTGGATGAAGCGCAGTTTTTTGACGAATCCGTAGTCGCCGTATGTGACGAACTGGCAAATGCAGGAAAGCGTGTGATCGTAGCAGGGCTGGATATGGATTATCTGGGTAAACCTTTCGGGTGTATGCCGCAGTTGATGGCTATTGCGGAATATGTAACCAAGGTGCATGCGATATGCATGGTTTGTGGAGAGGTGGCTTCTCATTCGTACCGCCTTTCACCTTCGAGCGAGCGAGTACTGCTGGGCGAGACAGACTTGTACGAAGCCCGGTGCCGGAGGTGCTTTAACCTGGGAGAAGCTGCATATCATTCATTGTAG
- a CDS encoding chorismate mutase, with protein MNASLDILPLSSWINTGGKPLVIAGPCSAETEEQMLETASQIREEGFAHVIRAGIWKPRTRPGSFEGMGEAALPWLQQVKKETGLPVAVEVATPQHIELALKYGVDILWVGARTTVNPFNVQELADALKGIDVPVLVKNPVNPDLQLWIGALERLNQAGVKKLGAIHRGFSNAQETKFRNSPMWNIAIELKTLFPELPVIGDPSHMAGKRAYLYELAQRALDLHYDGLIIESHRDPDKAWSDAAQQLTPASLGQMLHDLHVRKESYGSDYQSQLEIIRGKIDNLDRELLETLAARMSLVEKLAEYKRDNNVAAYQVDRFREVLETRAGWGKSMNLYANLVDELFKLVHMESIRKQTEVMNQVSA; from the coding sequence ATGAACGCTTCTTTAGATATCCTTCCGTTAAGCAGTTGGATCAATACCGGGGGTAAGCCGCTGGTAATCGCCGGGCCTTGCAGCGCAGAGACCGAGGAACAAATGTTAGAAACCGCAAGCCAGATCAGGGAAGAAGGATTTGCCCATGTGATCCGCGCGGGCATTTGGAAACCGAGAACCCGGCCGGGAAGCTTCGAAGGAATGGGAGAAGCTGCATTGCCGTGGCTTCAGCAGGTAAAAAAAGAAACCGGTCTGCCGGTTGCTGTTGAAGTGGCTACGCCCCAGCACATTGAGCTTGCATTGAAATATGGTGTTGATATCCTGTGGGTAGGTGCCCGTACAACGGTTAACCCCTTCAATGTACAGGAACTGGCCGACGCACTGAAAGGCATTGATGTTCCCGTATTGGTCAAAAATCCTGTGAATCCTGATCTCCAACTATGGATCGGTGCACTGGAACGTTTGAACCAGGCTGGCGTCAAAAAACTCGGTGCAATTCACCGTGGATTTTCAAATGCGCAGGAAACGAAGTTCCGTAACTCCCCGATGTGGAACATCGCTATCGAGCTGAAAACATTATTCCCTGAGCTTCCGGTAATAGGCGATCCCAGCCACATGGCGGGTAAGCGTGCATACTTGTACGAGCTGGCACAGCGTGCGCTTGATTTGCATTACGACGGGTTGATCATCGAATCGCACCGTGATCCGGACAAAGCATGGTCTGATGCGGCACAGCAGCTTACACCTGCCTCTTTGGGACAAATGTTGCACGACCTGCATGTTCGTAAAGAGTCATACGGAAGTGATTACCAGTCACAGCTGGAAATTATCCGTGGCAAAATCGATAACCTGGACCGTGAACTGCTTGAAACATTGGCTGCACGTATGTCACTGGTTGAGAAACTTGCGGAATATAAAAGAGATAATAATGTAGCTGCTTACCAGGTAGACCGTTTCCGTGAAGTTTTGGAAACACGCGCGGGTTGGGGCAAAAGCATGAACCTGTATGCAAACCTTGTGGACGAACTGTTCAAGCTGGTGCATATGGAATCCATCCGGAAACAAACCGAAGTGATGAACCAGGTGAGTGCCTAG